The sequence TGCCATGGACCTGATAGAGAACGAGTATGAAGTCCTCAAGGGCGCTCTGCCGCGGGGCTATTCGGCTTTTGAACCGGATCTCCTGGCGGAAATCGTCAAGATCTTCAACCGCGACGCCCTGAAGAAGGCCAGCGGCGACGTCTTCGGCCGCATCTACGAATACTTCCTCAACAAGTTTGCCCAGAGCGGCGCTCAGGAGGGCGGCGAATTCTTCACGCCCCCGTCCCTGGTCCGGATGATCGTCAATGTGATCGAGCCGGATCACGGCATCATCCTCGATCCGGCGGTCGGCTCGGCCGGCATGTTCGTGCAGACCGGCCACTTCATCGAGGATGTGCGCCGCCAGAACCCCAACGACAAGGCGACCTTCTTCGGGCAGGAAAAATCCGAAACCAACACAAAGCTGGCCCGCATGAACCTGGCCGTTCACGGCCTGGACGGAAAGATCATTCAGGGCAACACCTTTTATGATGATCACCACACCTTGTTGGGCCGCTGCGACTACGTCATGGCCAATCCCCCCTTCAACGTCGATTCGGTGGACACCAAGAAGGTGGAGGCCCATGTGGGAGAAGGGGACCGCCTGCCTTTCGGTTTGCCCGGCATCAACGCCAAGACCGGGGCGATCTCCAATGCCAACAGCCTTTGGATCCAGTTCTTCTATTCCTATCTCAACGACACCGGCAGGACCGGGTTCGTCATGGCCTCCTCGGCGTCCGATGCAGGCAACAAGGACAAGGAGATCCGCCGGAAGCTGGTGGAGTCCGGCCACGTGGACGCGATGATCGCCATCGGCCCCAAGTTCTTCTACACCCGCGGCCTCCCCTGCACCCTCTGGTTCTTCGATAAGGGGAAAGGTTCTATGCCCCGGCAGAAAGAGGTCACGGGCGCGCCCGCTTGGAACGATAGCGATCATGTGCTGATGATCGACGCCCGCAACGTCTACCATGCAGTTTCGGCCCGGTCCCACGTCTTTACGGAAGAGCAGTTGGCCAACCTGACCGCCATTACCTGGCTCTACCGGGGGGAGCAGGCAAAGTTCGTCGCCTTGGTCGCCTCTTACCAGCGGCGGGTGGATGAATGGCTGGCGGAACTGCCGGTCCGCCTCGCCGCAGATGGAGAAAAGGCACAGGAAGTGGCCAGCCTGCTGACCACCTTTTCCGACCAGGTGGTTCTCGCGGCACTGAATAAGGACGTTCCGGAAGAGGAACAAATCACGCAGATGCAGTTGACGGCTTTCAAGGGTGAGTTGCAGGCCGCAGGGGAGCAGACCGCCGCTATAGACCGGCAGATCGCTGCCCTGTTAGCGCAGGCGGCAGCCGCTAGGGGAAAGATCGCCGCTGCCGACCGGTCTTCCCATGCCGGCCAAAAGGCCCTTCAGACAGAACTG comes from Syntrophobacterales bacterium and encodes:
- a CDS encoding N-6 DNA methylase translates to MNTQQIEKELWEAADQLRANSKLTAAEYSMPVLGLIFLRHADNRFKQFVDEIEKSIPPQVPAAQREGLIKLEFQGKAAMYLPQEARYDYLADLPKGKNVGKAIDDAMDLIENEYEVLKGALPRGYSAFEPDLLAEIVKIFNRDALKKASGDVFGRIYEYFLNKFAQSGAQEGGEFFTPPSLVRMIVNVIEPDHGIILDPAVGSAGMFVQTGHFIEDVRRQNPNDKATFFGQEKSETNTKLARMNLAVHGLDGKIIQGNTFYDDHHTLLGRCDYVMANPPFNVDSVDTKKVEAHVGEGDRLPFGLPGINAKTGAISNANSLWIQFFYSYLNDTGRTGFVMASSASDAGNKDKEIRRKLVESGHVDAMIAIGPKFFYTRGLPCTLWFFDKGKGSMPRQKEVTGAPAWNDSDHVLMIDARNVYHAVSARSHVFTEEQLANLTAITWLYRGEQAKFVALVASYQRRVDEWLAELPVRLAADGEKAQEVASLLTTFSDQVVLAALNKDVPEEEQITQMQLTAFKGELQAAGEQTAAIDRQIAALLAQAAAARGKIAAADRSSHAGQKALQTELDAFLPLLKEAQKEVEARHKLWLKLLDRAEKTLSARKSDAYDNKRGREIKRALTAADEKKEEEPTIRDLVLEGLKQAAYFIAQVNKLHKRFPEAVYADVPGLCNVVSRADIAASDYSLTPGRYVGVAVLAEDDEEDFQERLTQIHTELEELNEKTVLLAERIKENFAELMV